The following is a genomic window from Mycobacteriales bacterium.
ACGTCTTGGCGACGCCGTTGAGCACCACGCACCGCCCGGCGACCTCCGGCGCGACCACCGGCATCGAGACGTGCTCGGCCTCGCCGTAAGTGAGGTGCTCGTAGATCTCGTCGGTGACGACCCAGATGCCGTGCTCGGCCGCCCAGCGGCCGATCGCCTCCACCTGGTCCGGCGGGTAGACCGAACCGGTGGGGTTCGACGGCGAGCAGAACAGCAGCAGCTTGGTCCGCTCGGTGCGCGCCGCCTCGAGCTGGTCGAGCGTGACCAGGTAGCCGTTCGGCTCGTACGTCGGGATGACGACCGGCGTGCCGCCCGCCAGCGCGATCGCCTCCGGGTACGTCGTCCAGTACGGCGCCGGCAGCAACGCCTCGTCGCCCGGGTCGAGCAGCGTCGCGAACGCGTTGTAGACGGCCTGCTTGCCGCCGTTGGTGACGAGCACCTGGTCCGCGGACACGTCGTAGCCGCTGTCCCGCTTGGTCTTGTCGGCGATCGCCTGCCGCAGCTCGGGCAGCCCCGGCGTCGGCGAGTACTTGTGGAACCGCGGCGTGCGGCACGCCTCGGCGGCCGCCGCCACGATGTGGTCGGGCGTGCAGAAGTCCGGCTCGCCCGCGCCGAAGCCGATCACGTCGCGGCCCTGCGCCTTGAGCGCCTTGGCCTTCGCGTCGACCGCCA
Proteins encoded in this region:
- a CDS encoding pyridoxal phosphate-dependent aminotransferase, with product MPRISRRVGAIAESATLAVDAKAKALKAQGRDVIGFGAGEPDFCTPDHIVAAAAEACRTPRFHKYSPTPGLPELRQAIADKTKRDSGYDVSADQVLVTNGGKQAVYNAFATLLDPGDEALLPAPYWTTYPEAIALAGGTPVVIPTYEPNGYLVTLDQLEAARTERTKLLLFCSPSNPTGSVYPPDQVEAIGRWAAEHGIWVVTDEIYEHLTYGEAEHVSMPVVAPEVAGRCVVLNGVAKTYAMTGWRVGWMVAPKDVVAAAGNLQSHATSNVCNVAQAAALAAVTGPLDAVAQMRAAFDRRRLLTFRLLNDIPGVDCPEPLGAFYAFPSFRGVLGKEIRGRTPASTAELAELLLEEAEVAIVPGEAFGAPGYARLSYALSDEDLTRGIERMGAVLGEAR